One stretch of Sardina pilchardus chromosome 17, fSarPil1.1, whole genome shotgun sequence DNA includes these proteins:
- the LOC134062031 gene encoding transport and Golgi organization protein 1 homolog encodes METMETMGTIGFWYFMTFSQSLFFMAVVQLLFMLRTAINGKLKEHHGIESELDNRVLQLFDESYEARITDLNLKNKKLQDQLQNSIDSQRCIEQENEGLKRENMDMMEKIKLLNQTVFQEGEKNSRLKEMASKNQRKVPSARTFLVAVFSMVLARNKVQKLQTAIESCQKHNVNLKNQVESVHAEMECCRKEKASLKDQVQYATIQIEVERRHMAPKLTALQHKIRELEKELEGKDNSCKAQMASLEQKAHKRLVKASALQRQLNDKKAEVFFLHHRLMDFMDWVAELRGTKFVPLPLYSHNQKPSHKRVRDSWRDLLTKSRLQLIPEDQEDSELDPRMASVNQASVLL; translated from the exons ATGGAGACCATGGAGACCATGGGAACCATAGGATTTTGGTATTTCATGACATTCTCTCAGAGT CTGTTTTTTATGGCTGTGGTACAACTGCTGTTCATGTTGAGAACAGCAATAAAT GGCAAATTGAAAGAACACCATG GGATTGAATCGGAACTGGACAACAGAGTGCTCCAACTCTTTGACGAGAGCTATGAGGCACGGATAACCGACCTGAATTTGAAG AATAAAAAACTGCAGGACCAACTCCAGAACTCTATTGATTCTCAGCGCTGCATAGAGCAGGAAAATGAGGGATTGAAG AGAGAAAACATGGACATGATGGAGAAAATCAAACTCCTCAATCAGACTGTTTttcaagagggagaaaaaaacagtaGGCTGAAGGAAATG GCATCTAAGAACCAGAGAAAGGTCCCATCCGCGAGAACTTTCCTGGTGGCAGTCTTCTCAATG GTCCTAGCCAGAAATAAAGTGCAAAAATTGCAGACAGCTATTGAGTCCTGCCAGAAGCACAACGTCAACTTAAAGAACCAGGTTGAAAGT GTACATGCCGAAATGGAGTGCTGTCGGAAAGAGAAGGCCTCACTGAAGGACCAGGTTCAATAT GCCACAATACAGATTGAAGTGGAGAGACGTCATATGGCGCCCAAACTGACGGCTCTTCAGCACAAGATACGAGAACTGGAGAAAGAGCTGGAAGGCAAAGACAACTCCTGCAAGGCTCAG ATGGCATCACTGGAGCAAAAAGCACACAAGAGACTG GTGAAGGCCTCAGCTCTTCAACGTCAGCTGAATGACAAGAAGGCAGAGGTCTTCTTTCTACATCATAG GCTTATGGACTTCATGGACTGGGTGGCTGAGCTGAGGGGAACTAAGTTTGTGCCCCTGCCTCTCTACTCCCACAACCAGAAGCCCTcccacaaaagag TGAGAGACAGCTGGAGGGATTTGCTGACTAAAAGCAGGCTTCAGTTG ATTCCTGAGGATCAAGAGGACTCAGAGCTGGACCCCAGAATGGCCTCAGTCAACCAGGCCAGCGTCTTACTCTGA
- the glipr1a gene encoding GLIPR1-like protein 1 translates to MAGRWLGVVCLMIVMEFPAMVMPTPGLPLPDIADEQFIDDCVKSHNLKRSSVKPPASDMRYMTWDGALAITARAWARMCVYKHNIYLRDVKKVHPTFKSVGENLWVGYPPSSFSVEKAMKLWVDGESIYYDYAHNSCKPGEMCGHYTQVVWANSSKVGCAVHLCPNGVEGFKKGPPTAYFVCNYSPAGNYQGEKPYRTGQQCSKCAADTCEGSLCRNPTRDEIRGYNWSPEWDPEKTTCGSFCLAVLVLRPVALLVIFASAYTIKMQYPDIFVYE, encoded by the exons ATGGCTGGGAGGTGGTTGGGAGTGGTGTGTCTGATGATCGTTATGGAGTTCCCTGCCATGGTGATGCCAACACCAGGTCTTCCACTGCCTGACATTGCCGATGAACAGTTTATAGATGACTGTGTGAAAAGCCACAACCTCAAACGGTCTAGCGTGAAACCGCCAGCGAGCGACATGCGTTATATG acTTGGGATGGCGCACTGGCAATAACGGCAAGAGCGTGGGCAAGAATGTGTGTCTACAAGCACAATATTTACCTGAGGGATGTGAAGAAGGTGCACCCCACCTTTAAGTCTGTGGGGGAGAATCTCTGGGTAGGATATCCACCTAGCAGCTTCTCTGTGGAGAAGGCCATGAAGTTATGGGTGGATGGCGAGTCAATATACTATGATTATGCCCACAACTCCTGCAAACCAGGTGAAATGTGTGGCCACTATACTCAG gtgGTGTGGGCCAACAGTTCTAAAGTTGGGTGTGCTGTCCATCTTTGTCCTAATGGAGTCGAAGGCTTCAAGAAAGGTCCTCCCACTGCTTATTTTGTGTGCAACTACTCCCCAGC GGGGAACTATCAGGGTGAGAAGCCATATCGGACGGGACAGCAATGCAGCAAATGTGCTGCTGACACATGTGAAGGCTCACTCTGCC GTAACCCAACAAGAGACGAAATCAGAG GCTACAACTGGAGCCCAGAATGGGATCCGGAGAAGACCACCTGCGGTAGCTTCTGCCTGGCAGTGCTCGTCTTGAGGCCAGTAGCTCTTCTGGTCATCTTCGCCTCCGCGTACACAATCAAGATGCAGTACCCAGACATATTTGTCTATGAATGA